Proteins encoded in a region of the Acidobacteriota bacterium genome:
- a CDS encoding class II aldolase/adducin family protein, with the protein MATHEDQLRLDIVEVGRRLWTRGFVASNDGNISVRLPGGRLLMTPTSVSKGFMTPEMMVVTDMDGRLLAGEPGRKASSEILMHLTAYRHRPDVHAVVHAHPPLATGFAVAGIPLDRAVLAEVVTTLGSIPIAEYGTPSTPELSASVEPYVRSHDALLLANHGALALGKDLFAAYYKMETIEHFARISLVARLLGREHLLSREEVDRLQALRGMYGIASPAPVCTDPPPGDDPGCQVLQAPSAPGEQLVLDTSVAGGRVTVGNTGEIQLTYGELTTLIEGAVRHLTARTMA; encoded by the coding sequence ATGGCCACGCACGAAGATCAGCTGCGTCTGGACATCGTAGAGGTCGGCCGCAGGTTGTGGACGCGCGGCTTCGTCGCCTCCAACGACGGCAATATCAGCGTCCGCCTGCCTGGCGGCCGCTTGCTCATGACGCCCACCAGCGTGTCGAAGGGGTTCATGACCCCCGAGATGATGGTGGTCACCGACATGGACGGCCGGTTGCTCGCCGGGGAACCCGGACGCAAGGCGTCTTCCGAAATCCTGATGCACCTGACGGCCTATCGACATCGGCCGGACGTCCACGCCGTGGTGCACGCCCATCCGCCGCTCGCCACGGGCTTCGCCGTCGCCGGCATTCCCCTCGACCGCGCCGTGCTGGCCGAGGTCGTCACCACGCTCGGCAGCATTCCCATCGCCGAATACGGCACACCGTCCACGCCAGAACTGTCCGCCTCGGTGGAGCCGTACGTCCGCTCCCACGACGCGCTCCTGCTGGCCAACCATGGCGCGCTGGCCCTGGGCAAAGACCTGTTTGCCGCGTATTACAAGATGGAGACCATCGAGCACTTCGCGCGCATCAGCCTGGTGGCGCGCCTGCTCGGCCGCGAGCACCTGCTCTCGCGCGAGGAAGTGGACCGCCTTCAGGCGCTGCGCGGCATGTATGGCATCGCCTCACCGGCGCCCGTCTGCACGGATCCGCCCCCAGGCGACGACCCGGGATGCCAGGTCCTACAGGCGCCGTCCGCGCCCGGCGAACAGCTCGTCCTGGACACATCGGTGGCCGGCGGGCGAGTCACCGTAGGTAATACCGGGGAGATTCAGTTAACATACGGCGAGTTGACGACGCTGATCGAGGGCGCCGTTCGACACCTCACGGCCCGCACGATGGCGTGA
- a CDS encoding tetratricopeptide repeat protein, whose protein sequence is MFGLLVGWIIGTQQGAGPAPAAAVAAANGAPAAQMPATPPPTLDVQRAADLERQANAAPANAAIRVDLGNLYFDAERFDMAISWYEAALKIDPKNVDASTDLGVSYYSSNQIDRALAQFDHSLSVDPAHTKTLLNQGIVRAFGKQDLEGATKSWEHLVSIAPNSPEAARAKEALAAVSGAHPVTPGAPAAPAGRGGAGL, encoded by the coding sequence ATGTTCGGCCTCCTCGTGGGGTGGATTATTGGCACACAGCAGGGTGCCGGCCCCGCGCCCGCCGCCGCAGTGGCAGCCGCCAATGGCGCGCCCGCCGCACAGATGCCGGCCACGCCGCCGCCGACCCTGGATGTGCAGCGCGCCGCCGACCTTGAACGGCAGGCCAATGCCGCGCCGGCCAACGCCGCGATCCGTGTGGACCTCGGCAACCTCTACTTTGATGCCGAGCGTTTCGACATGGCCATCTCCTGGTACGAGGCCGCGCTCAAGATCGACCCGAAGAACGTGGATGCCAGCACCGACCTGGGGGTGAGCTACTACTCATCGAATCAGATCGATCGGGCCCTCGCGCAATTTGATCACTCGCTGTCGGTGGACCCCGCGCACACCAAGACGTTGCTCAACCAGGGCATCGTGCGCGCCTTCGGCAAACAGGATCTTGAAGGCGCCACGAAGTCGTGGGAGCACCTGGTGTCGATTGCCCCGAACAGCCCGGAAGCCGCGCGCGCGAAGGAAGCGCTCGCCGCCGTGAGTGGCGCGCACCCCGTGACGCCGGGCGCGCCGGCCGCGCCAGCAGGACGAGGCGGCGCAGGCCTGTAG
- a CDS encoding pyridoxine 5'-phosphate synthase, protein MTRLSVNVNKVATLRNARGGDVPNVCEAVAACVKAGAPGITVHPRADERHITRRDVMQVAAHLRETAPEVEFNIEGDPTADFVDLVVAARPQQCTLVPVVPGEVTSQAGWSASTSPERLLAVIARLHAEGIRVSVFVDPEEAPIRWAKRLGADRVELYTEPFAKAFARSRADGQSSFETYAAASTLAHTLGLGVNAGHDLDLANLVLFRELPHLDEVSIGHALIAHALYVGLDRAVRDYLAAVSDR, encoded by the coding sequence ATGACACGTTTAAGCGTCAATGTGAACAAGGTAGCGACGCTGCGCAACGCGCGTGGCGGCGACGTGCCGAATGTCTGCGAGGCGGTGGCCGCCTGCGTGAAGGCCGGCGCGCCAGGCATCACGGTGCATCCGCGCGCCGATGAACGCCACATCACGCGCCGTGACGTGATGCAGGTGGCGGCGCACCTGCGCGAGACGGCCCCCGAAGTGGAGTTCAACATCGAGGGTGACCCCACGGCGGACTTCGTGGATCTGGTGGTGGCCGCGCGCCCGCAGCAGTGCACGTTGGTACCGGTGGTGCCGGGTGAAGTCACGAGCCAGGCCGGGTGGTCGGCGTCCACGTCGCCCGAGCGCCTGCTGGCGGTCATCGCGCGGCTGCACGCCGAAGGCATTCGCGTGAGCGTGTTTGTGGACCCCGAAGAAGCGCCGATTCGTTGGGCCAAGCGGCTCGGGGCCGATCGCGTGGAGCTGTACACCGAGCCTTTTGCGAAGGCGTTCGCGCGCAGCCGCGCCGACGGCCAGTCGAGTTTTGAAACGTATGCCGCCGCGTCTACGCTGGCGCACACACTCGGCCTTGGGGTGAACGCGGGCCACGACCTCGACCTGGCCAATCTCGTGTTGTTCCGCGAACTTCCGCACCTCGACGAAGTGTCAATCGGCCACGCCCTCATCGCACACGCGTTGTACGTCGGCCTCGACCGCGCCGTGCGCGACTACCTGGCCGCCGTTAGCGACAGGTAG